Sequence from the Ostrea edulis chromosome 8, xbOstEdul1.1, whole genome shotgun sequence genome:
AGTATCTATCTGTCTGTACAGCAGTcaacacatgtacatttatttcaagTACATGACAGGCAACATAGTGTTTTGATTTCCTTATCAGGATTGTGGATAACCATTCTCCAATATGAGTAATATTTTCTGTGGGCGATTATATATCAAAAATCGCCTCGCTCACATGGTGACCATATCTTCCCCCAAACTTTCcctttcaataaaatgttataataaatgtagtaattagggctatatggactgtggatatcggcctggatagctcagtggttagagcacctaacaggggtcctgggttcgattcccggtccagccaaagattttctcctctctcctatactacactAACCATAATATGTCATGTCATGTGTAAAGCAGATGCTAAGCATTGGTGATATCAAGCATATAATGTGATCTAGACTAGCCGCATATAAACAGTGTGGTGATTTCAGAACCCTAgaagaaaaatacaaatatagaCCACAACCCTGATTATGGTTTACTGAGATTGTTGCttatattattttcaatatgtaTAATTACATTTACAGAAAGTGTCACTGAATTGGAGAAAAAAGTGCAAGATCTTCAGAGAGAACTAGAATCTGTTAAACTTAGAAAAAAGGCTTTCTCAATCAGCAACATCATACAAGACCCAGACAAGGTTGGTCATATATATAACAAAGATTATTTAAataagcattctgagagtattgcataagcaatatatgtcccctattgtcgccccccccccccccccccccccccccccccccccccccccccattcatTGACAGTTGTAATATTCGAAAGAATGTACATTtaatgttgtttgaccttgaactgtggCTTAAAACATTGGCACCAGGTCACCATGTGAAATTAATATGACCAGTAGGGAACTAATTGGTGTTAACCTATTGCAGAAATGCAGCATTAATTCTTGAAAAATTTACCACAATACTAAAATTACACTGTCGCTTTTCTGATCGAAGATTGTCCATCGTCTCGTGATCATAAacttttcatcttctccagaaccattatACCTATTTCAATCACACTGTACAAAGCATCCCTtgatgaaggggattcaagttcaTTCAATTGAAGGGTCATGCTACattcaaggggaaataatcaagaaaaggcaaatatagtgggtcatttaaagatctcaagaaccattgggccagaaaagttgacatttatatgaaagcttcccgaaATAGAGTGGATTCATGTTTCTTGCTTttaactttgaccttggagtttgacctgctTTTAAGAAAACCAAACTACTagtattcaatatctcctgtaGAATTTAAGaaagaactttcatattttgtaaatagatTTCTATGgcaatattttttgtttcttcaactaaatgtgaccttgaccttcccCAGAACAACAATGTTATGTAAGTTATGCATTTGTATCGAGACATCCCCATGATGTGTGAATTCAGTTTGATTATGTCATGACCCTTTGGGATTAGATTAGGACCACAATATGGCAATTTTTTGGTggaaaaaactttgaaaaatgacaacagctgggccaaggtgactcagcccatgggcttcttgtttcaTGCAAGTGTTTAAATTCTTTATGATGGTAAagcgaaataaattaatatgtgtggttcttgttacactcccttgaaaaatagggtAGGAAGGTAGGGACTTTATTAATGATAGATTTTAGATGGAAACACAATTCTCCTTTACTTTCACTTCTTTaccatttatacatgtatatggtgtgatatatatatatatatatatatatatatatatatatatatcaaaatggtAGGGATCACTCTAGTTTCGGCAActcttttatataaatatatatttcaaataaatagataagtacagaaaaaaatctgtgcatgtttttgaatatgaaagttggaaatgatatttcaaccaGAGTCCGCATGATGTTAGATGGCCTGTATTAAGTGTTTACAGTTTAGCATTTTAgcggtatctatatattggctaTGAATGAACTTACAGTCAAGCTTCACCTGAAGGAAATTGGGTCTAAACCCTATAAGTATAGTGGTATATATTATGCACCCCTAGGGACAGTTGGGTAGCtggaaccacacatattttttttatttggcctaaTAATAGTATTCCTTTCCACAATTATAAATTGCTGTTATTTTGTTTCAGATGCTGCTATATACATCGTTTCCATCGGATGTGTTTAACGTGTTGGTGGCTATGTTAGAGAGAATGGGTCCATTTAACTATTATAGTGGTTGGACGGTACAGGGATTGAGTATTTGTGATCAACTTCTCTTAACTCTGATGAAATTGCGTCTTAATCTCAGGGACCTCGATTTAGCAGAGAGATTTAATATCAGCAAATCTACagtatcaaacatttttaacacCTTTGTTGCAGCTCTGCACGAAATCTTATTTGATGGCATTTTGAATGTAGTTGGAATACCTTCCCAGTTAAAATGTAAAGGATCACTGCCCAAATCTTTCGAAGACTTTTCATCTGCAAGAATAGCTATGGATGCAACAGAAATAACACAGGATGCTCCATCCAATATGAACAACCAGTCAGTATCTTATAGCAACTACAAAAGTCGACACACAGTGAAGGCCGTCACTTGTGTAGCACCAAATGGTGCTTTGGTCTATAGTTCAGATCTTTATCCTGGATCCACTTCTGATGCTGCTATTGTCGACCACTGTAGTGTATTAGATCAGTTGAAAGCAGGGGATATGATACTAGCAGATAAGGGATTTAACATTTTCGACAAACTTCCTTCAGGTGTTACGTTAAACATTCCACCTTTTCTTTCTTCAAAGTCCCATTTTACTAAAGAGGAAGCACAGCTCTGTTACAAGATTGGGAGAAGTAGGATACACATTGAGCGTGCAAATGAAAGAATCAAGAACTATAGTATTCTAAACCATATACCGTCACAATACAGACACCTATCTACTAAAATGTTTCAACTCTGTGTGGCATTGGTAAATTTACAGTCTCCTCTATTGAAGGAAATTGCAgacaaatatgaaattaataatGTGTAGTGCAATttatttcagatacatgtattaagggggaatgctacaccagagaaattttatgtgaatatatagtgtaggatatgtacaacaatatttttatattgaaaactttcaaatttaatttacctactgagctactcagttaGGCGATTTAATCTTAAgcaatatgattgattgattgatgttttgattttgagcgcgatgctctaaccacttgcCCATGAAGAcgaatattgctgatatttatttaaaagGGTGTCaaccattatgatgatgtagtataCCTTTTTAATGTGTCCTGGAACTCTACTGCTGAAATAATCTAAGATTCTTCTTACTCTTACCCCAGCTTATATTTTTCTGACATGTATATGGGATTAGGTTTGTATTGATACATCACTTGTCTTTTTCCATCTTTATAGAAATTTATgaactgtaatattttaaattcttcaATTGTTCCTTGGAAATTGTTTATAAGACTGGGAATTTTAAAGACTTGGATAATTTGATGCTATGCATCCAATCTAGATCTTGTTGTGAACTGTCAACttgcatgtaaatttgaacaatttgatGTGTAACATAATTACTAGTGTAAAGAAAATTGTCaacatatgatacatgtatttatttgttataCATGGATTTTTTTGTTGCACacataaattaatttcaatacTGTATTATAAGTTTTCATCTCATGTCTTGATGAAGGTCtcatttttagccgagttgcaacgaagttcaactcggctattggtttggtgatgcgggcgggcatcaacaattggtttccggataactcgaataaagtgcaccgccacggcacatgatacgcccgtcacatattgttaacagtataaattgtacccattaaaacatttttttttatatcaccttaattaaatgtcacagtgaccttaaagtaggatgcgacacaccttctacctaagatgcattagttaaccaattttggtgattctaggtctaatagttttcaagttatgagccggacaagtttttgccatatatggccatatcttcttaatgaaaagtcacagtgacctggttttaatgtgcgacacaccttctacccaagatgtatctacagacaaagtttgatgattctaggccttgtagtatttaagttacgggtcggacacgaaaaagctaacagacggacggacatgaacgccataccataatacgtcccgtcttaagacgggcgtataaaaacttacaatctaatcaaatgaaactttgaaacaatgtatcccatgcaactcggctcatgcacccctgggtgcatacatttatttttaatgctaaaaagcaaatatttttcataatctttACTTTAAATTTCCCAAGCAATGAAAATAGATCGAAGCAGGTATGCCTTGTTCATAACTCATTCACAGGCCACAAATGACAAATTTTGCTTTAGAATTGTTAAGTAAACCTTATATTTTGGCATCTACTTATTTAAATGAGGTAggctttgaccaaattgaaagtcacaAAGAGTCCAATCATACCTCATGCACTTAAGTTTTTTTCTCTACCTCGTTTGTATGAAACGTTttccccaatttcaagcaaatgtcacTATCATTTCCCAATTGAAAAGGCCCAAGTCCTTGATATCAAGACATAAAAAAACCTGTGTGTGGATGGGAAATgtaagaaaatacaaatatctttCAAGCTTGTTATTACACAGATGGtaaaaaatcattgaaatagAATTCgatcatatttgtcaagtttGACTGCCACAACTCATCTCGAAGAATTCGAATCACTGCCATATCCACTGGTGTCCACACCACGAAATCACAGCAAGTAGTGCCTGTAAGGTAAAGTTGAATTTGATGCCAATAGTCATGGCGCTCCTTCAGATTCAGGGTTCCTGCAGAATTGcactctggaaaaaaaaaatgaaaaactgacATCTAGCATTCCTTC
This genomic interval carries:
- the LOC130049810 gene encoding uncharacterized protein LOC130049810, yielding MPLCFAFGCTHMTGSKRTCSLFRFPTDAKKRKKWIDRCRRTDREYNSNDRICSCHFKDGKKENGPTIFVYSKNVDCFPEVLKPKRCKLMDIDTERSLNAEPNHDHPHAVDNHTVSIDDCGGACAMEVPMSQFEAHGSNTDHCYAGSLPNAPKESVTELEKKVQDLQRELESVKLRKKAFSISNIIQDPDKMLLYTSFPSDVFNVLVAMLERMGPFNYYSGWTVQGLSICDQLLLTLMKLRLNLRDLDLAERFNISKSTVSNIFNTFVAALHEILFDGILNVVGIPSQLKCKGSLPKSFEDFSSARIAMDATEITQDAPSNMNNQSVSYSNYKSRHTVKAVTCVAPNGALVYSSDLYPGSTSDAAIVDHCSVLDQLKAGDMILADKGFNIFDKLPSGVTLNIPPFLSSKSHFTKEEAQLCYKIGRSRIHIERANERIKNYSILNHIPSQYRHLSTKMFQLCVALVNLQSPLLKEIADKYEINNV